The window AATATAAAACATCATCCGTATTTCCAGCATTTTGTGCCTTTTCAATAGTGTAATTTAAATTGTCAATCTCACTTTCTATTGTGTCACTCATTTGTCCAATACCAATATATGCTTCATATTTTTGAGGGGCTTTTTGGGCAGCTTGCATTCCAATATATGTACCATAAGAATGACCAATAAGTATTACCTTTTCTTTACCAAGACGTTCTGTTACATAATCCGTGATAGCCAATAAGTCCTCTACCAATAAGCCTGGTGTAAGGTTAGAATAGTCCTCAAAAAAATGATATGATTTTCCACTTGCTCTTTGATCGTAATTAACGACCGTAAATTTTGACTCCAATAAATCCTGATATTTATCAGCATACGGTATTTCTGAAGTTCCTGGTCCTCCATGTACAAAAAGAATAACTGGATTATCCTTATCATTGCCACGTATCATTATTTCGTGACTGCTTCCATTTATCTCTACTTGTTCTAATGTGCTTATACTATTATTGCCTTTTATATGCTGAGTCCATGTGGGACGAAAAAGTGTTATTACTAGTAATATAGTAATTAAGCCGAGAAATTTAAATAATTTTTTTGTGTTTTTCATTTGAATCCTTTCTGTTGTATGTAATTATTTGTCTAGTGTGAAAAAATAGTTAAACTCAAAAAAGCGACTGCTTTTATTTCACAATCGCATATGTTTAATTTTACCATATATTAGGATTTGATAGTTTTGTTATTTGTAAATAAAAGAATTTGTTAAGAATTTCACAATTCCTTCTAAACTTTAATACTAGGACCCATTTTTCTTTAAAGGTATTGTTCTGTTAAATGGTCCTATAATACAAAAGAACGCAATCCTTATTTAAAGGAAAGCGCCCAATAGTTGAAGAAACCTTTTACCATATCTACCTTGACGTACCTGACAAAAAAGAAAGGAATGGTGTCAGCTTCTCTACAAAATTGTTTTTTCAAAACAGATACTATTATCACCACCGATAAACTCACCATAAGGTTCAATTTCGTTATATATTACGCAACCTCTGCCTGCTTAGTTGAATTAATGTAAGCATTCGCTTTTTCTTCATCAAATTCACCTTCCCACTTTGACATGACAATCGTCGCTAATGAATTCCCTAAAACATTTACCGCTGTTCGTACCATGTCTAAAATGCGATCAATACCTGCG of the Bacillus sp. 1NLA3E genome contains:
- a CDS encoding alpha/beta fold hydrolase, producing MKNTKKLFKFLGLITILLVITLFRPTWTQHIKGNNSISTLEQVEINGSSHEIMIRGNDKDNPVILFVHGGPGTSEIPYADKYQDLLESKFTVVNYDQRASGKSYHFFEDYSNLTPGLLVEDLLAITDYVTERLGKEKVILIGHSYGTYIGMQAAQKAPQKYEAYIGIGQMSDTIESEIDNLNYTIEKAQNAGNTDDVLYLQGLTEKIKKGDMFTPRNYVIKYGGATRLIDNPDGDNIGMLLSSEYNLLDVIRYNYGLTYSQNILLKDLTENPLPSMVKKLELPLYIIMGKYDYMTSSNAAIKYFEMIEADKKEFITFEQSAHYPQFEEKEKFYQWMCDSFLK